The Dreissena polymorpha isolate Duluth1 chromosome 4, UMN_Dpol_1.0, whole genome shotgun sequence region ACAATAGCAATATGATAAATGAGCGCATGCCTTTAAAGGAGCTTGTACCCAGATTTTGGTTTTCTTTATATATATGTCAATAGATATATTTACTGACAAAACAGTACTTTTTGAGACGTGCAAAATATAATTCTTATGTCAAGATTTTTGTAGTCTGTGATGGAATTCGATCCCAGGTAATTTGTGGGAAAATTCTGAAGCACTTACACTGGGCCATTCAGACcttgaaatgtattttaatagCTATTTTCATAAATTTACATAACTTCAAAATAAGTAATGAAATACGTTACAATCacataatattttctttatttggaTTGATTAGAATCCATAAACAGTTCAGTCATGAAGTCATTTTGCTTGTCtgtatatgatatataaatgGTATACCTTACATTTGGAAGTTATAACAATATGGGAGATACATTAATTTTGCCATATGTCACTTTCAATTCTATTAGCAAGCGACTCCTCTTGCTAGGTGGCTTTTACTGTTTATGCAATCGGAAGGAAGGcaatttaaggtagtgcacctctaatgggcacatatccaaatataatctaattaattattttcttaatcagcatcatttcactgaactacatgcaaatttgtaggtaggctttccatgctttttaaaaaaatataccgattttttcaaaaccaccccacgctcggcttttgtccagtttattttcacccctggggtatataaaagttccataattcattcaaatttccaaatatgggcatgcagttggtgtgtacagatgctgtaaaggtgtttaaagtttaaacaagatgaaataagtattcttttacagacatttattttttacaaatttttatctatggaagagcaccatgaaatgtaagtgatttcagccgcgtaaaaattgggtcggttaaaaacaagtgtcataaaattcaaaatagtatcatttaagtcatattttaaacttagtttttatagaaacactatatacagcaaaaataccaagaactagacagatttaccgtttactttttgaaataaaaataaaaatgcaacatgcatggttcgtattttcaacagtaaatcacccaatttcgccataacgttgttttaattttaataatttaaaaatgtgcataaaaattgcaacatatttaacaataaatatagcttatatgccatattaaatcaaattacgttagaaaataaataaaacgcgtcgcaaaaaagtatacgtcgtcggcaggattcgaacctgcgcgggaatatcccaaaatatttctagtctatcgccttaaccactaggctacggcacctaatagtaggctcttcaaccttcgaagaaatcgcgggaaatcattagaggtgcactaccttaagacACAAATTATAGTTcccatattaaataaatgtgtattggGAAAACTAAAAGTACTGTTAACAAGCTCTATGCCTTGGCCCAAAGGTGTACTGATTGTAGTGAATCAATATGTTTAGCAGTattcatacacattttattaacattatttaatacattctaataaaaacatatctGGAATTCTCAACGgtacatatattacatatttaactTCTAACAAATGACAAAATGGAAGAAGTAATAGGAAACAATTTAATACATTCTTCGATTCCtctaataaacaagaaatgtgtttgtcagaaacactatgtccccttctgtgccgctttgactttattattatgccccccttcgaagaagagtgggtatattgttttactcatgtgggtccgtccgtccaccagatggtttccggatgataactccagaacgcttaggcctaggatcatgaaacttcataggtacattgatcatgactggcagatgacccctattgattttcaggtcactaggtcaaggtcacagtgactcgaaatagtaaaatggtttccggatgataactcaagaatgcttaggcctaggatcatgaaacttcataggtagattgataatgactgggagatgacccctattgattttcaggtcactaggtcaaaggtcaaggtcacagtgactcaaaatagtaaaatggtttccggatgataactcaagaatgcttacgcctaggatcatgaaacttcattggtacattgatcatgactggcaaatgacccctattgattttcaggtcactagttcaaaggtcaaggtcacagtgacttgaaacagtaaaatggtttcccgatgataactcaagaatgcttacgcctaggatcatgaaacttcataggtacattgataatgactggcagatgaccccttttgatttttaggtcactaggtcaatgtcacagtgactcgaaatagtaaaatggtttccggatgataactcaagaatgcttaagcctaggatcatgaaacttcacaggtacattgatcatgactggcagatgacccctattaatgttcaggtcactaggtcaaaggtcaaggtcacagtgactaaaaacagtaaaatgggttcctgatgataactcaagaataattaggcctaggatcatgaaacttcataggtacattgataatcactggcagatgacttctattgattttcaggtcactaggtcaaaggtcaaggtcacagagacaaAAACAGCATGTTTTACAAGCAGCccttgttttgacctttgaccttgaaggatgaccttgaccttccaccactcaaaatgtgcagttccatgagattcacatgcatgccaaatatgaagttgctatcttcaatattgcaaaagttatggcaaatgttaaagtttgaccaaactaacagacagacagaccaacagacagggcactaaagtggtgggggacataaaaatataaaccaaacaaatgacaaatattaaaatactataATGTATTCTTTAATTCTCACTTTAATACTATGTTATTCCATTATGAAATTTAATGATAATGTCTTTGTATTAACATCCGACAGATATGTGGCACTTTTAGACAATTAACAACCACTAGACTGCGACTATTGTTGCTTAGTGTCTGTTTTGACACGCCAAGCACCTAGCATGTACCGCAGCCTAATAAGGACCAAATCTCTACCCATCTGAAGCCAGCTCCAGACTGGAATCATCTTAGAACCTGAAGATAACCAATCAACATAACCATCATATTTGTCCCTACAACACCTATGTTTGTTTGTGCtctacaaaaaatataattaccCTCACATTTTGAAGCAGTTTGTTAAAGCAGAAGGAAAACTGAACAATGTTCCTTTGACAAAGTGATAATACCAAACCTGTATACAAAGCTAGTTCAACTGTGGTACAACAATTTATGTATTTTCAAAAACAAGGATTTTTTAAGAAATTGAGTTAGGAGATAATACGGTAAGCTGTGGCCTGAATGTGTGTGTGCAGTAAACTATGGTTCATTCAGAAACATTTTAGAATTTATTGTAAggacaaaaatatatattcagtttaaaaaaagaatttgatTCATTGAAAGCACATCAAATTAACTCCCTTTAAAGCACATAGTTATTTACTTGCCTTCAATTTCCTGCCATGAAATGTCCACTTCGCCAATAGGAATGTTGAACCTCTGCGACAAATACAGCATTTCTACATCAAAGGCCCTAAAAAAGTAACGTTTTCATTAGCAAGCACAGAGTTCTGATTTGACTCTTGGAAAGCTAGGTCTAAGGTATGTTAACGTTAAGTCATAGAAAGAAATGTGGATACTTAAGCATTTCAGCATTAACTTACTGCTTTTACACAGAGAACAGAAACAAGGAAATGgatgtttaattttgtattgttatattaGCCATAAAATACTGTCAGCCCTTTTGAGCAAGACTGTTAACGTTTGCAAATGGAGTTGCAGGGAATGTTTTTTTAGCTGAATTGCAGTCTTTATAGATtgaaatcattttataaaatgtccaaccaaatttataacattttgtatAGATATTTTACGGGACGTTTTTGAAGCAATTTGATGAAAACACAAGACACCTCAGAAACAGTGACTGACCAGAGATGCTCCCCAATGTCCACATCATGCTAAGGTAAGCTTAAATACACAACAATGTGCTGAGGTAAGCAATATACGTATACATGGAACTTGATCATTCAAACCCTTACCATCTTTCCACATGAAGATTTGAAAACAGCAACAGAGCAGCTGATCTTGTGAGAAGCTTAAAACCACACTGGGTATCCTTGATTCCTTTTACGCACAGAACATAAACCAGGAAGTGGAAACCATACATTAGAAGAGTCCGGAACAATGATCTCTGGAATAGAAGCACAGAGAAaggataaacaaaataatgtacgGTAACTAGGCTTGTGTTTGCAAACTATTAGATTGACAAATTGGGCCATGATGACCAAAATGTTTAACTGAAAAGGACCGGGATCATTTCTGATGTCTAAATGGCAGTTCCTACAAagtttgtttataattttatttaataacatttggATGTGTTTATGCAGTGATCTAATCAGCAACTTAATACAGTGACCTAAAATACAAGTTTCAAATGGATGTCAGTTGTAACAGTAGGTATGTTCTTTCGTTCAAACCTTATTCTAAATTTTCAATACAAGGGCCATAAACGTAACTGCCAGTCAAAGTTATGATCCTTTGTCCGTGAGCTACAAAATTACCCACAAGTGATAAATGTGATTTAACATTGACACCCGTAGATAGAACAGAGATATGATTCTGTAGCATGCATACATTGATGTTGACAAAGACTAATGGTAAAGTATTTAAATTCAAACTATTTTGTAAGTTTCAAGCTACACATGAAGGCGCTAAAGAGTTAATGCCCCAGCATAACTTGTTATGCAGTCTAAATTTAAcgtggtaaaaaaaacaaaaatatacatattctACTAGAGACGACATACTTCTCAGAAAATGCAATAAGAATTGACAGTTGGTTGAAGTCTCTATCCTGATTACGTACAAATGTACCTTAACAACAGAGTCTTGAGCTAGATGTGCCCTGGACCCACAAACGACTCCCATGCTGTCCTGGTTCTGTATATCTGACATGGCCTTCTCCAGTTTCTGTAAATCACTAAACTTGCTAGCACCATCGGCGTCGGCAAACAGCAGGTTCTTGCCCCGGGCAACAAACATTCCCTGAAAAAGATCAAAGTTAACATATTGCAGTAATGCTGTTGTCTGAAGATCATGTTTAGCCAAATGATTCTCATTTTGTTGACATGGTCATTTtagctattacatgtatatgggTTGAATGTAAAAAAGTAAATGTAGCCCAATAGACTTGTTGAAATTATTCTGAAGCCAAATGTGCTGATTTTAATCTACAAGCTTATAAAGCAAATGACAGAGGAAGATGACCTGAACTATCTTAAAGTTAGCTCATTTAGTAAATCACAGGGGTGTGATTCAAGAACCACCTAAGGGGAAGACAATGCCCTCTTCCCCCTTTGATGTTCAACTATACTcttcatttgtatataaatactgTGATGTTTAGaactatttgtaaaaatattttgacattgaaAGAGAAGAAATCAGCTGCAAGGAGGAGAAATCATACCAATGAATTATATCTTGTAAACAATACAAACTGCAAAATATTGTTTGGATTTATTTTTCTTGAAGAGAAAAACTTAACAGCCGATTATAATAACGCAAGCACTCAACTTCCAGTTGTGGAGAAGAACACATTGTAAGTCTTTCACAGATAATTTTTATTATCAgtgaaaatgtttattattatggACAAATGCTATGTGTTCACTAAGAAAATGTTGACGAAGAAAGATTCACGATTAACAACAAACAAAAGGTGATCAACAGATGTTTTGCTAAGATGAGATCATAACATTTCATACTCAACTTACCAATCTCACAACCCCACAGGCCATATTTAACTGACAAATGAAATCTTACTAATCTCACAGCACCACCTTTCATATATAACTGACCAATGAAATCTTACTAATCTCACAGCACCACCTTTCATATATAACTGACCAATGAAATCTCACCAATCTCACGGCACCACCTTTCATATTTAACTGACCAATGAAATCTTACCAATCTCACGGCACCACCTTTCATATTTAACTGACCAATGAAATCTTACCAATCTCAGGGCACCACCTTCCATATTTAACTGACCAATGAAATCTTACCAATCTCACGGCACCACCTTTCATAGTTAACTGACAAATGAAATCTTATCAATCTCACGGCACCACCTTTCATATATAACTGACCAATGAAATCTCACCAATCTCACGGCACCACCTTTCATATTTAACTGACCAATGAAATCTTACCAATCTCACGGCACCACCTTCCATATTTAACTTACCAATGAAATCTTACCAACTTCACGGCACCACCTTTCATATTTAACTGACCAATGAAATCTTACCAATCTCACGGCACCACCTTCCATATTTAACTGACCAATGAAATCTTACCAACTTCACGGCACCACCTTTCATATATATCTGACCAATGAAATCTTACCAATCTCACGGCACCACCTTCCATATTTAACTGACCAATGAAATCTTACCAATCTCACGGCCCCCCCTTTCATATTTAACTGACCAATGAAATCTTACCTATTTCACGGCACCACCTTTTATATATATCTGACCAATGAAATCTTACCAATCTCACGGCATCACCTTCCAAATTTAACTGACCAATGAAATCTTATCAATCTCACGGCACCACCTTTCATATTTAACTGACCAATGAAATCTCACCAATCTCACGGCACCACCTTTAATATTTAACTGACCAATGAAATCTTACCAATCTCACCGTACCACCTTCCATATTTAACTGACCAATGAAATCTTACCAACTTCACGGCACCACCTTTCATATTTAACTGACCAATGAAATCTTAACAATCTCACGGCACCACCTTCCATATTTAACTGACCAATGAAATCTTACCAATCTCACGGCACCACCTTTCATATATATCTGACCAATGAAATCTTATCAATCTCACGGCACCACCTTCCATATTTAACTGACCAATGAAATCTTACCAATCTCACAGCCCCCCTTTCATATTTAACTGACCAATGAAATCTTACCTATTTCACGGCACCACCTTTTTATATATATCTGACCAATGAAATCTTACCAATCTCACGGCACCACCTTCCATATTTAACTGACCAATGAAATCTTACTAAACTCACGGCACCACCTTCCATATTTATCTGACCAATGAAATCTTACCAATCTCACGGCACCACCTTTCCCTCGGTTCTTTTCAAGGGTTAGCACTCTGACTTTGTTGCTTCCATATTTCATACTGTATTGAAGAGCAACCTATAATAAGAAACCACACTTGTTTGAGAAACTATATGTGCAAATACAAGTGAAAATCCATGTTGTTTTTACAGATATAAACATTTACAGAATATTTTGTGAGTTAAAATTTAAATCCAAATGATGAtgatcattttttatttgtttatctgtcagatttgaaacaattaaaaaatgaacattatcATTTGGATTTATATATCAGCTTACAAAATTTTCTGCAATTACAATGTTATCATTATTGTTCAGTCTGAACTGAATTGTAAGTGTGTTTTTTAAGCAATTTATTGTATTTCCTTTATTTGCATTTTGGACTcaagtatttcagtcatatcatagTGGTCTGTAAAAATAACCACATTTTCCTTAGCGAGCTGGTTTACCAGAACTTAGTtaacatacttatgccagtaactgacatcCTTCCGACTTGAGTCAGAGCTAGGGGAAAACCTGTATAAATCATACGCTCACTGAACACCACAGAAATGTAGCCAACACTCTACAAACGGAGCCAGCAAGCCttgtttgtgatttttttaatcattgtttAAAATGCAATTCTGATGATGGCATGTTAGAGTAAAGAATAAGTCAGCCTTTTGCttctatttaaattttaacaaactgaGCAATCATGACGtcagtacatgtattttaatgataataaGGAAAATGTTTTACTATGAATGCTCGAAATCacaagattattttaaaattgcattgaaccagtttttaactacatgtacaaaTAAGTAAGATCTTATAATAAAGTATCAACTGTACCTCTGAAGTTCTGTCTGAACTGCCATCATTAACAACAATTATCTCATAACTGAAGGACGGAGTCTTTTGCTGAAACATAAACAGAAAAACCCTGCTAATAATACATGTACCATAAAAAAAGACTTAATAAAAGTGGTCTCATTAGAGGGTTGGTCCTTGTATCGAGATTTGGCAGTCCTCCATGTAAAGCTAAAGCATATGTCAGGCCCTTCCAAAGGTCATTAAGGCGCAGTTTTATCTCTGAACCTGAATTTATTCATTTGGCTTAGAATAGCtctgaatcagtgtagaaatcaataagggAACTTTGAACAAGCTGAAATCTTTTAAATGCTTAGTTTTCACATGAACAAATGTCatcagcaagtttcatgatgataggacAGAAAAGattacttttagagtgttaacaagcttttttcttTTATGCGACAAAGTTATCTAATTTCCTACTAACCCAAGTGACCCATTATGAACACCTCTGACATATTACAGCGATTTTGTTTCGCCCAATTGGGGAAAATAAACAGTACCAGTCCACTTAGCGCAAAAAAAAACTAATGTTGGGAAAATTGGTGTTGTGAATTCTGCAAATTGGGAAtatgtgtatttgattttttgctaacaaatactttaaaactgATAAATAAGTGTTCTCAAgttgtcaaaataatatttactgaAGTTGAAGCTATAGAGCTGCATATggaaattaactaaatgttgcattttatttacatccccccccacattttttttaaaacttgaattggGAATTATGTGGACTGCAAATTGCAGTGCAATCAAGAAATGTGTAGGTTTTCCCTGATTTAGAAAGGTctgttttccggtactttataaagaaggaaaaaatcactGTGTTATAAGGACATATGTTCAAGAAGGTTTCACCAATATTGGGCAAGAAATTTGGCCCATATTGTTCACAAGGTTAATGTTGAGGGTGCCGAATGCATGACAGACAAAATGCAAAAAATTAAATCTCACTATGAGCACATGAGAAATAGAAATTATTGGTTGCCTGTTAGACCACGGCAAATAGTTTGGCCCAGGCAACACATTTTCGAAAGTTGGTACAGTTGGACTGTGCAAACTTGTTTGAAACAATTACTTGAAATTAGTATTATTGAATCACAATAGACAAATGTTAATCAATAATAGTATGCACATACTTTTGCcaattaaataatgttattcaGACTCATAATAGGCTCATTTCAGCAGCCTTGATTTATTATTTACAGTgtagtattttatataataacttattagatacacatgatGAGTACTTGGATTTTGGCTCTTAAATCTTTTGCTGAGCAAACAAAGTTCAAAGAAATAGTTATTGTTGCCCACGCCGACAACCAAATATGAACAGTAAATTTTTATCCTTgtacattgtgctcaggtgatctaaaaTAAACACAATCTAAACTTATATGAATAATCTATACCTGGCGCTCTTCCAAATAACTCAAAGCTTCATCCATCATTATTGGCACTAAAATAGAAGTGGTTCTTTGTTTATACAGATATAGGTAAATGATAGTTACCAAGTAATACTGATACAAATGATGGTTACCATTTATCAAGCAGATCATCTGTTACATAAAACCTATATTTTTTCTGCTCAAGTGGGGCAAAAGTTATGGCTTTAATGATTTCATCTGTGATTGCAAGCTTGttgaaaatcataaataaatgttgGACTTTGAACTTGAAACAAAAAGCGGACCATCATGACAGTTGCGAAGCTCTAACCATTATTCTGCCATattcaattattaaatataatagatTTTGTGTACTGACCACATAACTATGTCAATATGTGTGAAGCCACTGTGgcacaatgttgtttttttgtttttaaactaaAATCTGGATATTTGTTTACATCTTTAGATACTGATGTGTTATTGAAACACCCAGCATAATGTAAGAATCTACAGTACCAAAGCAATAGgtctttattttctatttttaatggTAATATAGCTGTTTAGTGTTTCACTTACATCTGGTCTCTTCAAAATACGCTGGTACAATAACAGATAGGTCGGTACTGGCTGGATCATGAAGACTGGGAAATCTACACTTTGTTTTCTTTACAGGACATTCATAAAATTTCTCACTTTCATATCTTTCCATTGATGGATATGGTGTTGATGTAAAGAATATACCAATTACAAcctgaaaataacaacaaaattgtGTAACCATATGATAAATTCATACACATGAAAGATGTCATTGGAGCAAAAAATTAGTCAAAACAAAAGTAAATTCAAATTGTAAAACCTTGTGTTTTCTGGCAAATTTAAAGTGCTGTAATGCTTAACAAATGACAACTACTTACAGCAATAAAATAAGAAGGAAAGATGTCTTTTCAAGACATCTGATAACAAGACAGAGCTACCCTGATA contains the following coding sequences:
- the LOC127877913 gene encoding dolichyl-phosphate beta-glucosyltransferase-like codes for the protein MDVTGLLYACILLGIVFILVVVIGIFFTSTPYPSMERYESEKFYECPVKKTKCRFPSLHDPASTDLSVIVPAYFEETRLPIMMDEALSYLEERQQKTPSFSYEIIVVNDGSSDRTSEVALQYSMKYGSNKVRVLTLEKNRGKGGAVRLGMFVARGKNLLFADADGASKFSDLQKLEKAMSDIQNQDSMGVVCGSRAHLAQDSVVKRSLFRTLLMYGFHFLVYVLCVKGIKDTQCGFKLLTRSAALLLFSNLHVERWAFDVEMLYLSQRFNIPIGEVDISWQEIEGSKMIPVWSWLQMGRDLVLIRLRYMLGAWRVKTDTKQQ